The following DNA comes from Pseudomonas sp. Tri1.
TCACCGGCAACATCGGCCGCGAGGGTGTCGGGGTGAACCCGCTGCGTGGACAGAACAACGTCCAGGGTTCCTGCGACATGGGCTCGTTTCCCCATGAGCTGCCGGGCTATCGGCACATTTCCAACGAAACGGTGCGCGCCCAGTTCGAACAGGCGTGGAACGTGACCCTGCAACCTGATCCGGGCCTGCGTATCCCGAATATGTTCGAGGCTGCACTGGATGGCACCTTCAAGGCGCTGTATTGCCAGGGTGAGGACATCGCCCAGAGCGATCCTAACACCCAGCACGTGACCGCCGCCCTGAGCGCCCTGGAGTGCGTGATCGTCCAGGACATCTTCCTCAACGAGACGGCCAAGTTCGCCCATGTGTTCCTGCCGGGTAGCTCGTTCCTGGAGAAGGACGGCACCTTTACCAACGCCGAACGCCGCATCTCCCGCGTTCGCAAGGTCATGGACCCGTTGGCCGGCAAGGCCGACTGGGAAGCCACCATCGCCCTGGCCGACGCTTTGGGCTACAAGATGCACTACAGCCATCCCTCGGAAATCATGGATGAAATCGCCCGCCTGACGCCGACATTCAGCCGCGTCAGCTACGCCGAACTGGAGCGGCATGGCAGCCTGCAATGGCCTTGCAACGATGCTGCGCCGGACGGCACGCCGACCATGCACATCGATCAGTTCGTGCGCGGCAAAGGGCGTTTCATGCTCACCGGTTACGTGCCTACTGAAGAGAAGGTCAACAACCGCTATCCGTTGTTGCTGACCACCGGACGCATCCTCAGCCAATACAACGTCGGTGCCCAGACCCGACGCACCGACAACGTGGCGTGGCATGAGGAAGACCGCCTCGAAATCCACCCGACCGATGCCGAGAACCGCGGCATTGTCGAAGACGATTGGGTCGGCATCGGCAGCCGCGCCGGGCAGACGGTACTGCGGGCGAAGGTCACCGAACGGGTGGCGCCGGGCGTGGTTTACACCACGTTCCACTTCCCTGAATCGGGTGCCAACGTGATCACCACCGACAACTCCGACTGGGCCACCAACTGCCCGGAATACAAGGTGACGGCGGTCGAGATCGTGCGAGTCAGCCAGCCTTCGGAATGGCAGAAACGCTACCAGGCGTTCAGTGACGAGCAAGGGCGTCTGCTGAGGGAACGTCGCCATGCCGAGAAAGCCGAGGTGCGTCGATGAGTTCTGAAAGCCTGATCAAGATGGCCAACCAGATCGCGCAGTACTTCGCCAGCGAACCGGACCACACACTGGCCGTCAATGGGGTACGGCAGCATATGAAGAGCTTCTGGACGCCGGGCATGCGCCGCGAGTTGATGGCTTGGCAGACAACACACCCTGACGCGGTCCTGCACCCACTGGTGCTGGCGGCGCTGACAGAGTCGCAAGTGAGTGCCTAGTGAGCCATGGGGGCACGCGCCCCCGTGGTGAGGAAGAGTGGCGGCTCAGGTGTCGGATTGATGAGCCGTCCACTGCTTCATCTCTTCAGCAATGAAGTGAGTCACCAGGTCGCTGTACATCTTCTCGATGATATCCGGGTTCAGGCCTTCGGCCTCAGCCCACTCGCGCCGTGTCCCGAGCATGGTCTTGAAACGCTCCGGGGCCTGCACCGACGTCGCCGAGGTCTTGAATTTCGAGGCCGCCTGCACGTAGCCAAGGCGCTTGCCCAACAGCTTGATAATGGCCTGGTCGAGGGCATCGACTTCGCGCCGGATGTCCTCCATGCCTGCGCATTCCGAGGGTTGTAACGGAGGGGGGGCTTGCATGTAGGTCACTCCTTGGGGAAGAGGATCGGCCCAACTTGAGCCGCTCCTCTGCCATGGATTAAAAGTACCACTCTTGAGCGTAGACAACTCGGCAGAAGGGGCCTGCCAGGGTTGTGTTGTGATGGGCGACGATCAGGTCCGCCTTCAAGTCAGAAGTGTCGGCGCAAGTATGGCCGTCGGCGATCAACACGGCATCAAAGCCCAGGTCCCGGGCCGCGCGGCAGGTGCTGTCGACACAATACTGGGTCTTCATTCCAGTGATAACCACCCCTTCGGCGCCACAGGCCTTCAATCGATTGGCCAGGTCTGTCATGGCAAAAGCATTGGGCCGACTTTTTTCGAAGATGACCTCGGCGCCTTCCAACAACAGCTCTGGCACCAGTTGCGTCAAAGGACTTCCCGGCTCGATGGGCGAGCCGGGTGGGCCGACGTGGCGCGCCAGGAAAATCGGTGCGCCGGCTTTGCGAGCCTTGATCAACAGGCCATTTAGCGTGTTGAGCAGCGCTTCGCCGGCCCAGGGTTTTTCCGGGCCATGAAACAGCCCAACCTGCATATCGAGAATCAACAGAGCATGCATCGTGCTTTCCTTGCGTTTGAGCCAGTGACACAAGGGCAAAAGAAAAGGCCCTTACCATCACTGGCGGGCCTTTGGGATACGTGTGTTATTGGCTCACGACACCTCACGACCCGCCTTGGCGGTCGTGGTCGTGGTGGTCGAGGCAATCTGTGACAGGTTCATGGTGCCGACACTAACGTCCGGCCGTCAGGTTTGGCAAGTGGGTATGTCAGCTTGCTTGCGAAAGCGGTGCGTCAGTTTGCGCAGATGTTGGTTCTGCCGCCGCCATCGCGAGCAAGCTCGCTCCCACATTTTGATCGGTGGCGCGTCTCGATTTTGCAGCAGCCCAAGTCCTCTGTGGGAGCAAAGTTTGCTCGCGATGCAGGCACCTCGGTTACCCGGACGACCGAGTCATCTTCATCGCGGGCAAGCCTTACTCCCACGGGAGGTTTGTTCTGAGCTTTTTTTCGGAGTTTTTCTAGCGACAATTGCGAAAAAACGCCCTGATATCCTCCGCCAACAACTGCGGCTGTTCCAACGCCGCAAAGTGACCACCCCGGGGCATCACGGTCCAGCGCTTCACGTCGCAGCAGCGTTCCACCCAACTCCTTGGCGGCATGGGCAGTTCCTTGGGAAACAACGCCACCCCAACCGGCGGCTTCACCCGCTCGCCGCTGTTGAACAGCAACGGCCGCTTGCTACCTTCCACATATTGGCGAAACGACGAGCCGATGCAGTTCGTCAGCCAGTACAACGTCACATTGGTCAGCAGCCAGTCATGATCGATGGCGGGGTGGGTATCGCACCAGGACAGGATCTTTTCCCCCATCCATGCCAGCAGCCCCGCCGGCGAGTCATTCAGGCCCACCGCCAGGCTCTGCGGTTTGGTTCGCTGGATGTGCCCATAGGCACCTTCGGCATCGGCAAATGCAGCAGCGCGTTGCAGGAAGGTCGTTTCCGCCTCGGTCAGCGCTGGCTCGGTTTCGCCAAGGGGAGGGCGATAGGAGCCGGGGATGTAATTGAGGTGAATGCCCGTCACTCGCTCGGGAAACCGTACGCCCAGCCAGCTCGATATGCCCGCGCCGATGTCCCCGCCCTGGGCACCGAACCGTTCATAACCGAGCCCCGTCATCAGCTCACTCCACAAACCGGCCACTTCATAAGGTCCCATGCCAGGTTGCTTGAACGGTGTGGAAAAGCTGTAGCCGGGTAGCGACGGCACCACCACATCGAAGGCATCCGCAGGGTCGCCGCCATGCCTGGCGGGATCCGTCAGCAGCGGGATGATGCGCTGCATCTCGATGAACGAGCCGGGCCAGCCGTGAGTGAGGATCAGCGGCATCGGATTCGACCCGACGCCTCGCTGATGAATGAAGTGGACCTGCTGCTCGCCGATGTCGGCGACAAATTGCGGCAAGCGATTGAGCGCCGTTTCCTGGGCGCGCCAATCGAACGTAGTCGACCAATAGGCGAGAAGCTCCCCCAGCACGTCCATGTCCATGCCCTCGTTCCAACCTTGCCCGGCCAAGGGCTCCGGCAGCCGGGTGTTCCTCAGGCGATGCCGCAGGTCTTCAAGGGCGTGTTCGGGGATGTCGATGGAGAAAGGTTTGATGAGCATGACTACACCTTATGCCGTTGCACTCAGGAAATTTTGTGCATCGGGCGTTATCTGGAAACTGCCTTTCAGCTCGCGCGATCCGTTATCAAGCCTGTTGAAGCAACGGCCGTCCCATCCTGCCGAATTTGAGAGAACATCCAATCGACAAAGACCTGCGTTTCGGCCGCGGCGTCCGGGGAAACACCGTAGTAGTAGCGGGTCAACGGCAGGCGCAAGGTTGGCAGTGGACAGCTCAGGCGTCCGGTCAACAAGTCTTTGCCCAGCAGCGATGCCGGACACAAGGCCACGCCCAAACCGTCGACAGCGGCTTGCAGCACCAGATGCATGTGATCGAACTGCAGGGTTGGCTGGTTGCTCAATCGTTTGATGCCGGCGTGCTTTGCCCACGTCTGCCAATCGCTGCTACGGGTTCTGCCTGACAACAGCGTGTGCCGGGCCAGATCGTGGACACTGTCCAGCGGCACGCCATGCAGCAGTGACGGGGCGGCGACCAGCAGCAGGTCGTCTTCCAGCAGGGGCTGGGGTTGGACATCGGGCGACCAGCCGGAATGTCCGCGGCGGATGACCACGTCGAACGTTTCGCCTGATTGATCCGGCGGCTGTGTGCGGGTGAGCACTTCGGGCTTGATGTCCGGATGGAGTGCCATGAACTCAGGTAACCGTGGGATCAGCCAGCGCACCGCAAAGGAGGGGCGCACGTTGATGCTCACCTTGCGCTGGGAAGCACCGCGAGTCAGGGCGGCAGCGGCGTTGGCGATCTGGGTCAGTGCCGCGCTGACCTGTTCGTAAAAGGTTTGCCCCGCGGGCGTGAGCACGGACTGGCGGGTTCGGCGCTCGAACAGCAACACCCCCAAGCGTTCTTCAAGCAGCTTGATGTGCCGGCTGACGGCGCTGTGGCTGACGTGCAGTTCTTCGGCTGCGCGGCTGAAACTCTGGTGGCGAGCGGCAGCGGCGAAGGCACGGACGGCGTTCAATGGGGGGAGGTTGGCAATCATGTGTCTAATTTAGTCACATATGAGGTGCAATTAAAGCGTTTGTCAGCGTTGCGGTGTCACGCCAATCTGCAGGCCGGATCAATGCGCCCTTCAACGTGGAGTGATTAATGGTCAGTTACGGACTTTTTCTGATTCTGGCGACCCTGACGGTGCTCAGCCCAGGCCCGGGTGTGGTGCTGACGATTTCCAATGCCTTGCGTCATGGCTGGAGCGGTGCGCTGCCGGGTATCTTCGGGATCGCCGCGGGCGCTTTTATCGTGGCGGGTATTTGCGCCAGTAGCCTGGGGTTGGTCCTGGCCGCCTCGGCGACGGCCTTCACGGTGCTCAAGTACATCGGGGCGCTGTACTTGTTGTACCTGGGCATCAAGATGTGGCGCACCCAGCGTTTCATTCCCGAACTCAACGCCACGTCGCCGCGTCCATGGCGGCGATTTATCGAAGCGTTGTCAATTCAGTTGTTGAACCCCAAGGCGGGTTTCTTCTTCCTGGCTGTCTTTCCCCAGTTCATCAAGCCGGCGGGTGACTACTACAGCCAGTTTTTCTTGCTGGTGTCGTCTTACAGTTTGCTCGTCGTATTGGTGCATTCCGGTTATGCCCTGACGGCCCAAGTCGCAAGAGGCTGGCTCTCCACGAGCAAGGGCGCGAGGATTGCTGGCAAGCTGTCGGGGATCACGTTCATGGGTTTCGGCGTGCTGATGGCCTCTGCCAGCAAGTGACGCATACGGGTCAACGCCGTCCCGTCCGGGTACTCACATCCACCCAAACCGCCAACACCAGGATGCTGCCCTTGACGATCATCTGCCAATAACTGTCGACGTCGAGCATGGACATGCCGTTGTCCAGGCTGGTGATGACCAGCGCGCCGAGGAGGGCGCCGTAGACGGTGCCGGAGCCGCCACGCATGGAGGTGCCGCCGATGAAACAGGCGGCGATGGCGTCGAGTTCGCCCATGTTGCCGGCCGAGGGCGAGCCAGCGGCCAGGCGTGCGGTGTTGACCATGCCAGCGAGGGCGCACATCACGCCCATGATGCCGAAGATCCACAGTTTCACCGCTTGCACGTTGATGCCCGACAGGCGCGTGGCTTCCATGTTGCTGCCCACCGAGTAGACGCGGCGGCCGAACACGGTCTGGCTGGTGACGTAGCTGAACACCCCCAGCAGGACCAACAAGAGCAGCACCGGCACCGGGATGCCGTCGTAGCTGTTGAGGGTATAGACGAACCCGGCCAGCACCGCGCCGATCAACACCACGCGCAATACGTCACGCACCAGTGAGTGCGCCGCCAGGCCATGCAGGGCCCGATTGCGCCGCTGTTTCCAGGTCAGGAACAGGGTCAGGGCGAACAGCAGGATGCCGAGCCCGGTCCCGACTGTATGTGGCAAGTAACCTTGGCCGACGTAGACCAGCTCCGGTGACACCGGGGCAATGGTGGTGCCGCCAGTCACCCCCAGTAGGATGCCGCGAAAGGCGAGCATGCCGCCCAGGCCGACAATGAACGATGGGATGCGCAGGTAGGCGGTCATGTAGCCGTTGCCCAAGCCAATCACCAAACCGCACAAGGCGACCAGGCTCAGGTTCGCCAGCAACGGAATGTGATAGACCACGTCGAGAATCGCCGCCAGGCCACCGAGCAGCCCCAGCAATGAACCCACCGACAGATCGATCTCGCCGCTGATGATCACCAGCACCATGCCGCAGGCGAGGATTCCGGTGATGGACATCTGCCGCAGCAGGTTGGAGAGGTTGCGCGGGGTCACGAACCCGCCGTCGGTCTGCCAGCTGAAGAACAGCCAGATCACCGCCACGGCGATCACCAGGGCGAGCATTTTATAGCGGCTGAAAAGTTGTTTGACCTGATTCATCTACGCGGACTTCCGATCATTATTGTTATGGCCATCGGGCTGGCTGAGTGCGGCGGCGAGCACCTGTTCCTGGGTGAGTTCGTGGTTGATGAAGTCGCCGCGCAACTGGCCTTCGCCGATCACCAGCACGCGGTCGGATACCCCCAGCACTTCGGCCAGTTCCGAGGAGACCATGATGATCGACACGCCTTCGGCCGCCAGCGCGCCCATCAGCTTGTAGATTTCATATTTGGCGCCGACATCCACGCCGCGGGTGGGCTCATCGAGAATCAGCACGCGGGGTTTGGTCAGCAGCATCTTCGCCAGCACGGCTTTTTGCTGGTTGCCGCCGGAAAGGCTGGTGATCGGCAAGAACGGGCTCGCGGTCTTGAGGTGCATGCGCGAGATTTCCTTGTCGATGCTGCCCAGTTCGGCTTCGGCGTCGATGCGGGTCATTTTCGAGTAGTTGTCCAGCACGGCCAGGGTGATGTTCTGGCCCACCCCCAGGTCGGGAATGATGCCTTGTCGCTTGCGGTCTTCAGGAACCATGCACAGGCCGGCGCGGATCGACTTGAGCGGCGTGCGCGTGTCGATTTGTTGGCCGTTGAGCCAGACTTCGCCTTCGTAGCGGCCGGGGTAGGCGCCGAACAGCGCCGATACCAGTTCCGTGCGACCGGCGCCGACCAGCCCGGCAATGCCAAGGATTTCCCCGCGCTTGAGCACGAACGAAATGTCGTCGACCCGTTTGCGCTTGGGGTTGTCGACGTCGTAGCAGGTGAAGTGGCGCGCCTCGAATATCACCTCGCCGATGTCATGGGGTTCGGTGGGGTAGAGGTTGCTCATTTCCCGTCCGACCATCTGGGTGATGATCTTCGGAATATCCATCTCGGTCATGGCGGTGGTGGCGATGTGTTTGCCATCGCGGATCACCGAAATGGTGTCGCACACGGCCGCCACTTCATCGAGCTTGTGGGAGATGTAGACGCAGGCAACGCCTTTGGCCTTGAGGTCGCGGATGATGTCCAGCAGCACCTCGATTTCCGAGCGGGTCAGGGCCGAGGAGGGCTCGTCGAGGATCAGCAGCCGTGCTTGCTTGTTCAGCGCCTTGGCGATTTCCACCAGTTGCTGGTAACCACCGCCGTACTGGGAAACCGGTAGCGAGACGTTCATGTCCGGCACTTTGAGTTCACGCATCAGGGCTTCGGCGCGATGGATCATCGCCGGGTAGTTCATGCGACCGCCGGGCAGCGTCAGCTCGTGGCCCATGAAGATGTTTTCGGCCACCGACAGGTCGGGGACCAAGGTCAATTCCTGGTGAATGATGACGATCCCGGCGGCTTCGGTTTCGCTGATGGACTGCGCCTTGAGCGGCTGGCCGTCCCAGAGGATTTCACCGTCCCAGGTGCCGTAGGGATAGACCGCCGAGAGAACTTTCATCAGCGTCGATTTGCCAGCGCCGTTCTCGCCGCACAGGCCGACGCATTCCCCCGGCCGGACCTTGATGTCGATGCCATTCAGGGCTTTGACACCGCCGAAGGTTTTGACGATGCCGTTCATTTGCAACAGGTAGTCGGACATGGCGAGGGCTCGTGAAAAAAGGCTCACTCAAAGCAGGGGGGCGGCCGTGGGCCAGACATCCCCTCGATCCAGTCAGTCCTCTGTGGGAGCGAGCTTGCTCGCGATAGCGGTGGTTCAGCTTGCATCAATATTGGATGTGCTGCCGCCATCGCGAGCAAGCTCGCTCCCACAGGGACTTTGCTTGATTGACTGGTTAGGTCACTGCCCGGCGATCTGCGCCTTGGTGTAGAACCCGTCCTTTTCCAGCAGGTCGATGTTGTCCTTGGTCAGCGGTGTCGGCGTGAGCAGGATGGTGTCGACTTTTTTGCTGCCATTGTCGTATTGCGAACTGAAGCTGGGTTTCTCGTTCCGCGCCAGTTGCACCGAGAGCTTGGCGGCTTCGGAGGCGATCAGTTTCAGCGGCTTGTAGACGGTCATGGTCTGGGTGCCATCGATCACCCGCTTGACCGCTGCCAGGTCGGCGTCCTGGCCGGAGATCGGTACCTTGCCGGCCATTTTCTGCGCGGCCAGGGCCTGGATCGCGCCGCCGGCGGTGGCGTCGTTGGAGGCGACGATGCCATCGATTTTGTTGTCGTTGCGGGTCAGGGCGTTTTCCACGATGCTCAGGGCTTCGGTAGGGTTCCACTCCTTCACCCACTGCTGGCCGACAATCTTGATGTCACCCTTGTCGATGGCCGGTTGCAGCACCTTCATCTGGCCTTCGCGCAGGACCTTGGCGTTGTTGTCCGTGGGGGCACCACCGAGCAGGAAGTAATTGCCCTTGGGCGCGGCCTTGAGCACGCCGCTGGCCTGCATCTCGCCGACTTTTTCGTTATCGAAGGAGATGTAGGCGTCGATGTCGGCATTGAGGATCAGGCGGTCATAGGACACCACCTTGATCCCGGCCTTCTTGGCTTCAGCGACGGCGTTGGTCAGTACGGTGGCGTTGAACGGCACGATGACGATCACGTCGACGCCGCGGGAAATGAGGTTTTCGATCTGGGATATCTGCTTCTGCTCGTTAGCGTCGGCCGACTGCACGAAGACCTTGGCGTCGAGTTTTTCCGCCGCCGCGACGAAGTAGTCGCGATCCCGCGACCAGCGCTCCAGACGCAGGTCATCGATGGAAAAACCGATCTTGGGGTGGGCCGCGTCGGCCATGACCGGAAGCGAGAGCAGGGCCAGGGCGCCGGCAAGTAATGTGCGTTGTATTTTTTTCATTGTGGTGCGTCCTTTTATTGTTGTTTGAAAGACACTGCCTGACGATGAGCGTGGTGCGGATAGAACTGTAGAGACTCCCGGGGCGCCGCGGGCAGAGATTTGTCGCGAGAATGTAACAGCCTCTGCGCTGCGCACGCCGTCGGTTGTCAGGGGTAGATGAACCGGTTGACCACGTTTTCGAGCATCTCCTGCCGACCGCTGACGGCCTGGGGATTGAGTTCGTTGGCGAAGGCATGTTCGGCCAGTGACGCGAGACTGAACTCGCCCGCCAGCACCGCCTGGCCAAATGGCTGTTGCCAGCCGGCGTAGCGTTGATCCTTGAATCGCTGGAGTTGATCGTCCTGCACCATGGCCGCCGCGCGCTCCAGGGCCAGGGCGAGGACGTCCATGGCGCCGATGTGGCCGTGGAACAGGTCTTGTTCGTCGCTACTCTGGCGGCGGACCTTGGAGTCGAAGTTGAACCCGCCGTTGGTGAAACCACCGGCCTTGAGGATCTCGTAGGTGGCCAGGGTCATCTCTTCGACGCTGTTGGGGAACTGGTCGGTGTCCCAGCCGTTCTGCGGATCGCCACGGTTGGCGTCGATGCTGCCGAAGATCCCCAACGAGACGGCGGTGGCGATCTCGTGGTGGAAGCTGTGCCCGGCCAATGTCGCGTGGTTGGCCTCGATGTTGACCTTGATCTCGTTTTCCAGGCCGTACTGTTGCAGGAAGCCGAACACCGTGGCGCTGTCGTAATCGTACTGGTGCTTGGTCGGCTCTTGGGGCTTGGGTTCGATCAGCAGGTCGCCCTTGAAGCCGATCTTGTGCTTGTGCTCGACCACCATGCGCATGAAGCGGCCGAGTTGTTCGCGCTCGCGCTTGAGGTCGGTGTTGAGCAGGGTTTCGTAACCTTCACGGCCGCCCCACAATACGTAGTTGGAGCCTTTGAGGCGTTGGGTGGCGTTCATGGCGCTGAACACCTGCGCAGCCGCGCAGGCGAACACCTGCGGGTCCGGGTTGCTGGCGGCGCCGGCGGCAAAACGCGGGTTGCTGAAGCAATTG
Coding sequences within:
- a CDS encoding formate dehydrogenase subunit delta; the protein is MSSESLIKMANQIAQYFASEPDHTLAVNGVRQHMKSFWTPGMRRELMAWQTTHPDAVLHPLVLAALTESQVSA
- a CDS encoding isochorismate lyase; amino-acid sequence: MQAPPPLQPSECAGMEDIRREVDALDQAIIKLLGKRLGYVQAASKFKTSATSVQAPERFKTMLGTRREWAEAEGLNPDIIEKMYSDLVTHFIAEEMKQWTAHQSDT
- a CDS encoding cysteine hydrolase family protein, translated to MHALLILDMQVGLFHGPEKPWAGEALLNTLNGLLIKARKAGAPIFLARHVGPPGSPIEPGSPLTQLVPELLLEGAEVIFEKSRPNAFAMTDLANRLKACGAEGVVITGMKTQYCVDSTCRAARDLGFDAVLIADGHTCADTSDLKADLIVAHHNTTLAGPFCRVVYAQEWYF
- a CDS encoding epoxide hydrolase family protein is translated as MLIKPFSIDIPEHALEDLRHRLRNTRLPEPLAGQGWNEGMDMDVLGELLAYWSTTFDWRAQETALNRLPQFVADIGEQQVHFIHQRGVGSNPMPLILTHGWPGSFIEMQRIIPLLTDPARHGGDPADAFDVVVPSLPGYSFSTPFKQPGMGPYEVAGLWSELMTGLGYERFGAQGGDIGAGISSWLGVRFPERVTGIHLNYIPGSYRPPLGETEPALTEAETTFLQRAAAFADAEGAYGHIQRTKPQSLAVGLNDSPAGLLAWMGEKILSWCDTHPAIDHDWLLTNVTLYWLTNCIGSSFRQYVEGSKRPLLFNSGERVKPPVGVALFPKELPMPPRSWVERCCDVKRWTVMPRGGHFAALEQPQLLAEDIRAFFRNCR
- the gcvA gene encoding transcriptional regulator GcvA: MIANLPPLNAVRAFAAAARHQSFSRAAEELHVSHSAVSRHIKLLEERLGVLLFERRTRQSVLTPAGQTFYEQVSAALTQIANAAAALTRGASQRKVSINVRPSFAVRWLIPRLPEFMALHPDIKPEVLTRTQPPDQSGETFDVVIRRGHSGWSPDVQPQPLLEDDLLLVAAPSLLHGVPLDSVHDLARHTLLSGRTRSSDWQTWAKHAGIKRLSNQPTLQFDHMHLVLQAAVDGLGVALCPASLLGKDLLTGRLSCPLPTLRLPLTRYYYGVSPDAAAETQVFVDWMFSQIRQDGTAVASTGLITDRAS
- a CDS encoding LysE family translocator, encoding MVSYGLFLILATLTVLSPGPGVVLTISNALRHGWSGALPGIFGIAAGAFIVAGICASSLGLVLAASATAFTVLKYIGALYLLYLGIKMWRTQRFIPELNATSPRPWRRFIEALSIQLLNPKAGFFFLAVFPQFIKPAGDYYSQFFLLVSSYSLLVVLVHSGYALTAQVARGWLSTSKGARIAGKLSGITFMGFGVLMASASK
- a CDS encoding sugar ABC transporter permease; translated protein: MNQVKQLFSRYKMLALVIAVAVIWLFFSWQTDGGFVTPRNLSNLLRQMSITGILACGMVLVIISGEIDLSVGSLLGLLGGLAAILDVVYHIPLLANLSLVALCGLVIGLGNGYMTAYLRIPSFIVGLGGMLAFRGILLGVTGGTTIAPVSPELVYVGQGYLPHTVGTGLGILLFALTLFLTWKQRRNRALHGLAAHSLVRDVLRVVLIGAVLAGFVYTLNSYDGIPVPVLLLLVLLGVFSYVTSQTVFGRRVYSVGSNMEATRLSGINVQAVKLWIFGIMGVMCALAGMVNTARLAAGSPSAGNMGELDAIAACFIGGTSMRGGSGTVYGALLGALVITSLDNGMSMLDVDSYWQMIVKGSILVLAVWVDVSTRTGRR
- the xylG gene encoding D-xylose ABC transporter ATP-binding protein; the protein is MSDYLLQMNGIVKTFGGVKALNGIDIKVRPGECVGLCGENGAGKSTLMKVLSAVYPYGTWDGEILWDGQPLKAQSISETEAAGIVIIHQELTLVPDLSVAENIFMGHELTLPGGRMNYPAMIHRAEALMRELKVPDMNVSLPVSQYGGGYQQLVEIAKALNKQARLLILDEPSSALTRSEIEVLLDIIRDLKAKGVACVYISHKLDEVAAVCDTISVIRDGKHIATTAMTEMDIPKIITQMVGREMSNLYPTEPHDIGEVIFEARHFTCYDVDNPKRKRVDDISFVLKRGEILGIAGLVGAGRTELVSALFGAYPGRYEGEVWLNGQQIDTRTPLKSIRAGLCMVPEDRKRQGIIPDLGVGQNITLAVLDNYSKMTRIDAEAELGSIDKEISRMHLKTASPFLPITSLSGGNQQKAVLAKMLLTKPRVLILDEPTRGVDVGAKYEIYKLMGALAAEGVSIIMVSSELAEVLGVSDRVLVIGEGQLRGDFINHELTQEQVLAAALSQPDGHNNNDRKSA
- the xylF gene encoding D-xylose ABC transporter substrate-binding protein, producing MKKIQRTLLAGALALLSLPVMADAAHPKIGFSIDDLRLERWSRDRDYFVAAAEKLDAKVFVQSADANEQKQISQIENLISRGVDVIVIVPFNATVLTNAVAEAKKAGIKVVSYDRLILNADIDAYISFDNEKVGEMQASGVLKAAPKGNYFLLGGAPTDNNAKVLREGQMKVLQPAIDKGDIKIVGQQWVKEWNPTEALSIVENALTRNDNKIDGIVASNDATAGGAIQALAAQKMAGKVPISGQDADLAAVKRVIDGTQTMTVYKPLKLIASEAAKLSVQLARNEKPSFSSQYDNGSKKVDTILLTPTPLTKDNIDLLEKDGFYTKAQIAGQ
- the xylA gene encoding xylose isomerase is translated as MPYFPGVDKIRYEGPTSHSPLAFRHYDADKLVLGKPMREHLRMAVCYWHTFVWPGSDVFGAGTFKRPWQRSGDPMELAIGKAEAAFEFFSKLGIDYYCFHDTDVAPEGHSLKEYRNHFAQMVDHLERHQEQTGVKLLWGTANCFSNPRFAAGAASNPDPQVFACAAAQVFSAMNATQRLKGSNYVLWGGREGYETLLNTDLKREREQLGRFMRMVVEHKHKIGFKGDLLIEPKPQEPTKHQYDYDSATVFGFLQQYGLENEIKVNIEANHATLAGHSFHHEIATAVSLGIFGSIDANRGDPQNGWDTDQFPNSVEEMTLATYEILKAGGFTNGGFNFDSKVRRQSSDEQDLFHGHIGAMDVLALALERAAAMVQDDQLQRFKDQRYAGWQQPFGQAVLAGEFSLASLAEHAFANELNPQAVSGRQEMLENVVNRFIYP